From a single Brassica oleracea var. oleracea cultivar TO1000 chromosome C5, BOL, whole genome shotgun sequence genomic region:
- the LOC106296040 gene encoding bifunctional nuclease 2, whose translation MRSLQAPIVCPSVRPRQLGVSASLVNCSVSRPRLLRNQFWGNPTRNVKSQVASVTLMVRRCKGIQCLFSSRSDGNGSTAENFNENDEDYVKSSVLEAVEVRSGPDGFMVKMRDGRQLRCVHNNPQGGNLPSYAPHSAIVLKMEDGTGLLLPIIVLEMPSVLLMAAMTNVKIARPTMYEVVMEMVDKMGYEVRLVRVTTRVHEAYYAQLFLSKVGDKLDCVSFDLRPSDAINIAVRCKVPVQVNKFLAYSDGMRVIESGKLSKETPASDGLLYTELDRPSGQPCLDTKEFDLLNNMMQAVNEERYDEAAEWRDKLGQFQAKRKLRKYT comes from the exons ATGAGGTCGCTTCAAGCACCGATCGTTTGCCCTAGTGTTCGTCCCAGACAATTGGGTGTGTCTGCTTCACTTGTCAACTGCTCTGTTTCGAGACCTCGGCTTCTCAGAAACCAGTTTTGGGGTAATCCGACCAGAAACGTCAAGTCCCAGGTTGCTTCAGTCACTCTGATGGTGCGGAGGTGTAAGGGTATACAGTGTCTTTTCAGCTCGCGTTCTGATGGTAACGGAAGCACAGCAGAGAATTTCAACGAGAACGATGAAGATTATGTCAAGTCTAGTGTACTTGAAGCTG TTGAGGTAAGAAGTGGACCAGATGGGTTCATGGTGAAGATGAGAGACGGTAGGCAACTTCGATGTGTCCACAATAATCCTCAGGGTGGGAATCTTCCTAGCTATGCTCCACACTCTGCTATTGTGCTGAAGATGGAAGATGGAACTGGTCTTCTTCTTCCTATTATCGTCT TGGAGATGCCAAGTGTGTTACTTATGGCAGCAATGACGAATGTCAAAATA GCAAGGCCAACTATGTATGAAGTGGTGATGGAGATGGTAGATAAAATGGGTTACGAG GTTAGGCTTGTTAGAGTTACCACAAGAGTTCACGAGGCGTATTACGCGCAGTTATTCCTTTCAAAG GTGGGTGATAAGTTGGATTGTGTCAGCTTCGATCTTCGTCCTTCAGATGCTATTAATATAGCTGTCAGATGCAAG GTACCTGTCCAAGTGAACAAGTTTCTAGCTTATAGTGATGGAATGAGAGTCATCGAGTCTGGAAAGCTATCAAAGGAAACACCTGCTTCTGATGGTTTATTATATACTGAACTAGACCG GCCAAGTGGTCAGCCTTGTCTCGATACAAAAGAGTTTGATCTTTTGAACAACATGATGCAAGCTGTTAATGAAGAACGGTATGATGAAGCAG CTGAGTGGAGAGACAAGCTTGGCCAGTTTCAAGCAAAACGCAAACTAAGGAAATACACATGA
- the LOC106344468 gene encoding uncharacterized protein LOC106344468, with protein sequence MRMKIAVKVNKVWEAINPGSKAEDKNNMAIALMFQSIHEALTLQVGDLDTAKAVWEAIKARHVGAERVREARLQMLMVEFDRLKMKEKDTIDIFVGKLSEISSKYASLGETIEESKLVKKFLNSLPRRKYIHIVASLEQVPYLNTTSFEDIVGRLKAYKERVCEEEEEENQQDDQGKLMYANAESQQGSYNSYGGRGTRGRGGRGRGNFHTQRDAYRQSNGHNHGQERDISHITCFSRDKRGHYATDCPDKLLKLQETAENKTDDTEEANKLMMHEVVYLNEKKVNPIVFETELDMKNIWYLDNGASNHMSGNRVFFVNLDETITGKVRFGDDSRIDILGK encoded by the coding sequence ATGCGTATGAAGATTGCTGTCAAGGTGAACAAAGTGTGGGAAGCTATCAACCCGGGAAGCAAGGCTGAGGACAAGAATAACATGGCTATTGCCTTGATGTTCCAATCCATCCATGAGGCGTTGACACTTCAGGTTGGAGATCTCGACACAGCGAAAGCTGTGTGGGAGGCAATTAAGGCGAGACATGTCGGCGCAGAGAGAGTGCGAGAAGCAAGGCTCCAAATGTTGATGGTGGAATTTGACAGACTCAAGATGAAGGAGAAAGATACAATCGATATCTTTGTTGGCAAGTTATCCGAGATATCTTCAAAGTATGCGTCTCTGGGAGAAACCATCGAAGAATCAAAGCTTGTGAAGAAATTTTTAAATAGCTTGCCAAGAAGAAAGTACATACACATTGTTGCTTCTCTTGAACAAGTTCCTTATCTGAATACGACAAGTTTCGAGGACATTGTTGGTCGGTTGAAAGCATACAAAGAAAGGGTTTGTGAAGAAGAAGAAGAAGAGAATCAGCAAGATGACCAAGGAAAATTAATGTATGCTAACGCGGAATCACAGCAAGGTAGCTACAATAGCTACGGCGGTCGCGGTACAAGAGGACGCGGAGGTCGAGGTCGTGGAAACTTTCATACACAACGAGATGCTTACAGACAGAGCAACGGACATAACCATGGGCAAGAGAGAGATATATCTCATATAACCTGTTTTAGCCGCGATAAGCGTGGACACTATGCAACTGATTGTCCCGATAAGTTACTTAAACTACAAGAAACTGCTGAAAACAAGACTGATGATACGGAGGAAGCCAACAAACTGATGATGCATGAAGTTGTTTATCTTAATGAAAAGAAGGTGAATCCAATCGTCTTTGAAACTGAACTTGATATGAAGAACATATGGTACCTTGACAATGGAGCAAGCAACCACATGAGTGGGAACCGAGTATTTTTCGTGAACCTTGATGAGACAATCACGGGAAAGGTAAGATTTGGAGATGATTCTCGAATCGATATACTAGGAAAATGA
- the LOC106296128 gene encoding phosphatidylinositol/phosphatidylcholine transfer protein SFH4 isoform X1 yields MSGPLDRFTIPCFEGFSSTDERKERKSDIEVSEDEKKTRIGIFKKKASKASSKLRRSLSRKRRPSKGRSIDRTPSLTFEDIHDVEELRYVSEFRQSLISDELLPPNLDDYHMMLRFLYARRFDLGKAKLMWANMIQWRKDFGTDTILEDFEFPELDQVLKYYPQGYHGVDKEGRPVYIERLGRVDPCKLLQVTTLERYLRYHVKEFEKTVTIKFPACCIAAKRHVDSSTTILDVQGVGLKNFTKSARDLITQLQKIDNDNYPETLHRMFIINAGPGFKLLWGTVKSFLDPKTVSKIDVLGNKYQNKLLEVIDASQLPDFLGGTCTCVDQGGCMRSDKGPWKDPEILKMGRSGGTFCRHAGAQISPSHKQTYYGMKASDTSTAESGSEVEELSSPKTNIYNHVPKLTPVSENIKAIGKVSPSVLSEYEDCVPMVDKVVDVAWQSQEMITNVSKGLERIGTVSHIWRWLTMFFINILALFASLTLPQTIRHSQLIPSSARDELCDEPNARESRPPSPSRPSTIDERVIISSVVSRLCDLEKQIETLHLKKSEMPHEKEELLNTAVYRVDALEAELINAKKALHEALMKQEELLGYIDRQEEAKYKRKKFCW; encoded by the exons ATGTCTGGTCCTCTTGATCGTTTTACAATACCCT GTTTTGAAGGTTTCTCCAGCACTGATGAGAGGAAAGAACGGAAGTCAGATATCGAAGTTTCTGAGGACGAGAAGAAGACTAGAATCGGAATCTTCAAGAAGAAAGCGTCAAAGGCTTCTAGCAAACTAAGACGTTCTCTGAGCAGGAAGAGGAGACCAAGCAAAGGAAGAAGCATCGATCGGACTCCATCTCTTACCTTTGAAGACATACATGATGTTGAGGAGTTGCGATATGTGTCTGAGTTCCGACAGTCACTCATCTCTGATGAGTTGCTCCCTCCAAATCTTGATGACTATCATATGATGCTTAG ATTCTTGTATGCTAGGAGATTCGATCTTGGAAAAGCAAAGTTAATGTGGGCTAACATGATCCAATGGAGAAAGGATTTTGGTACAGACACCATTTTGGAG GACTTTGAGTTTCCTGAACTGGATCAAGTACTCAAATACTACCCTCAGGGATACCATGGTGTAGACAAAGAAGGAAGACCTGTTTACATTGAAAGATTGGGAAGAGTCGACCCTTGCAAACTCTTGCAAGTCACTACATTGGAAAGATACCTGAGATATCATGTTAAAGAGTTCGAGAAAACTGTTACCATCAAGTTTCCTGCTTGCTGCATCGCTGCTAAGAGACACGTTGACTCCAGCACCACAATTCTTGATGTCCAAGGCGTGGGATTAAAGAATTTTACTAAATCTGCTAGGGATCTTATCACCCAGCTTCAAAAGATTGATAATGATAACTATCCTGAG ACACTTCACCGTATGTTCATCATTAATGCTGGCCCTGGTTTTAAGCTACTTTGGGGCACTGTTAAATCGTTTCTTGATCCAAAGACTGTCTCCAAGATAGAT GTCCTTGGAAACAAGTACCAGAACAAATTACTTGAGGTGATTGATGCAAG TCAGCTGCCAGATTTTCTCGGTGGTACTTGCACTTGTGTAGATCAAGGAGGCTGTATGAGATCTGATAAAGGGCCGTGGAAGGACCCTGAGATACTAAAG ATGGGTCGTAGTGGTGGGACGTTCTGTAGGCATGCTGGTGCTCAAATATCTCCATCTCATAAGCAAACATATTATGGG ATGAAAGCTAGTGACACATCAACAGCAGAGTCAGGGTCTGAAGTAGAAGAGTTGTCTTCACCAAAAACAAATATTTATAATCATGTACCTAAGTTAACTCCTGTTTCTGAAAAT ATCAAGGCCATCGGTAAAGTAAGTCCTAGTGTTTTATCCGAGTATGAAGACTGTGTGCCAATGGTGGACAAAGTTGTGGATGTTGCCTGGCAGTCCCAAGAGATGATTACAAATGTTTCCAAAG GTTTGGAGAGAATAGGAACGGTTAGTCATATCTGGAGGTGGCTAACTATGTTCTTCATAAACATTTTGGCACTATTCGCTTCTCTGACTCTGCCACAGACTATAAGGCACTCACAGTTGATTCCCTCAAGCGCTAGAGATGAGCTGTGTGATGAACCAAATGCAAGGGAATCTCGTCCTCCTTCGCCTTCTCGTCCAAGTACTATCGATGAAAGAGTCATCATTTCCTCTGTTGTAAGTAGGCTATGCGATCTGGAGAAACAGATAGAAACCCTTCACTTGAAGAAATCCGAGATGCCTCACGAGAAAGAGGAGTTGCTCAATACTGCTGTTTATCGCGTGGATGCACTAGAAGCAGAGCTTATCAACGCAAAAAAG GCATTACACGAGGCCTTAATGAAGCAAGAAGAACTTTTGGGTTACATAGACAGGCAAGAGGAAGCTAAGTACAAG AGAAAGAAGTTCTGCTGGTGA
- the LOC106296128 gene encoding phosphatidylinositol/phosphatidylcholine transfer protein SFH4 isoform X2, whose translation MSGPLDRFTIPCFEGFSSTDERKERKSDIEVSEDEKKTRIGIFKKKASKASSKLRRSLSRKRRPSKGRSIDRTPSLTFEDIHDVEELRYVSEFRQSLISDELLPPNLDDYHMMLRFLYARRFDLGKAKLMWANMIQWRKDFGTDTILEDFEFPELDQVLKYYPQGYHGVDKEGRPVYIERLGRVDPCKLLQVTTLERYLRYHVKEFEKTVTIKFPACCIAAKRHVDSSTTILDVQGVGLKNFTKSARDLITQLQKIDNDNYPETLHRMFIINAGPGFKLLWGTVKSFLDPKTVSKIDVLGNKYQNKLLEVIDASQLPDFLGGTCTCVDQGGCMRSDKGPWKDPEILKMGRSGGTFCRHAGAQISPSHKQTYYGMKASDTSTAESGSEVEELSSPKTNIYNHVPKLTPVSENIKAIGKVSPSVLSEYEDCVPMVDKVVDVAWQSQEMITNVSKGPEYTSGLERIGTVSHIWRWLTMFFINILALFASLTLPQTIRHSQLIPSSARDELCDEPNARESRPPSPSRPSTIDERVIISSVVSRLCDLEKQIETLHLKKSEMPHEKEELLNTAVYRVDALEAELINAKKALHEALMKQEELLGYIDRQEEAKYKRKKFCW comes from the exons ATGTCTGGTCCTCTTGATCGTTTTACAATACCCT GTTTTGAAGGTTTCTCCAGCACTGATGAGAGGAAAGAACGGAAGTCAGATATCGAAGTTTCTGAGGACGAGAAGAAGACTAGAATCGGAATCTTCAAGAAGAAAGCGTCAAAGGCTTCTAGCAAACTAAGACGTTCTCTGAGCAGGAAGAGGAGACCAAGCAAAGGAAGAAGCATCGATCGGACTCCATCTCTTACCTTTGAAGACATACATGATGTTGAGGAGTTGCGATATGTGTCTGAGTTCCGACAGTCACTCATCTCTGATGAGTTGCTCCCTCCAAATCTTGATGACTATCATATGATGCTTAG ATTCTTGTATGCTAGGAGATTCGATCTTGGAAAAGCAAAGTTAATGTGGGCTAACATGATCCAATGGAGAAAGGATTTTGGTACAGACACCATTTTGGAG GACTTTGAGTTTCCTGAACTGGATCAAGTACTCAAATACTACCCTCAGGGATACCATGGTGTAGACAAAGAAGGAAGACCTGTTTACATTGAAAGATTGGGAAGAGTCGACCCTTGCAAACTCTTGCAAGTCACTACATTGGAAAGATACCTGAGATATCATGTTAAAGAGTTCGAGAAAACTGTTACCATCAAGTTTCCTGCTTGCTGCATCGCTGCTAAGAGACACGTTGACTCCAGCACCACAATTCTTGATGTCCAAGGCGTGGGATTAAAGAATTTTACTAAATCTGCTAGGGATCTTATCACCCAGCTTCAAAAGATTGATAATGATAACTATCCTGAG ACACTTCACCGTATGTTCATCATTAATGCTGGCCCTGGTTTTAAGCTACTTTGGGGCACTGTTAAATCGTTTCTTGATCCAAAGACTGTCTCCAAGATAGAT GTCCTTGGAAACAAGTACCAGAACAAATTACTTGAGGTGATTGATGCAAG TCAGCTGCCAGATTTTCTCGGTGGTACTTGCACTTGTGTAGATCAAGGAGGCTGTATGAGATCTGATAAAGGGCCGTGGAAGGACCCTGAGATACTAAAG ATGGGTCGTAGTGGTGGGACGTTCTGTAGGCATGCTGGTGCTCAAATATCTCCATCTCATAAGCAAACATATTATGGG ATGAAAGCTAGTGACACATCAACAGCAGAGTCAGGGTCTGAAGTAGAAGAGTTGTCTTCACCAAAAACAAATATTTATAATCATGTACCTAAGTTAACTCCTGTTTCTGAAAAT ATCAAGGCCATCGGTAAAGTAAGTCCTAGTGTTTTATCCGAGTATGAAGACTGTGTGCCAATGGTGGACAAAGTTGTGGATGTTGCCTGGCAGTCCCAAGAGATGATTACAAATGTTTCCAAAG GTCCTGAATATACATCAGGTTTGGAGAGAATAGGAACGGTTAGTCATATCTGGAGGTGGCTAACTATGTTCTTCATAAACATTTTGGCACTATTCGCTTCTCTGACTCTGCCACAGACTATAAGGCACTCACAGTTGATTCCCTCAAGCGCTAGAGATGAGCTGTGTGATGAACCAAATGCAAGGGAATCTCGTCCTCCTTCGCCTTCTCGTCCAAGTACTATCGATGAAAGAGTCATCATTTCCTCTGTTGTAAGTAGGCTATGCGATCTGGAGAAACAGATAGAAACCCTTCACTTGAAGAAATCCGAGATGCCTCACGAGAAAGAGGAGTTGCTCAATACTGCTGTTTATCGCGTGGATGCACTAGAAGCAGAGCTTATCAACGCAAAAAAG GCATTACACGAGGCCTTAATGAAGCAAGAAGAACTTTTGGGTTACATAGACAGGCAAGAGGAAGCTAAGTACAAG AGAAAGAAGTTCTGCTGGTGA